One Lacunisphaera limnophila DNA window includes the following coding sequences:
- a CDS encoding PIG-L deacetylase family protein, producing MKRKHLLVVAPHPDDEILGAGGTMAKYAKNGIGVSVLTIAGHRPPLYTEEVYQQTVREAKAAHRIIGVERSIFLDLPATTLGGMKTHELNGLIARAVQEVRPTIVLLPYPDRHVDHRVIFDSTLVATRPVNQGVEIEIVAAYETLSETHWNAPHIEPNFTPNWVCDITQTVELKLEALSCFQSQIPPFPGARSVEALKALAMFRGTQAGFAFGEGFHLIRMRD from the coding sequence ATGAAACGAAAGCATCTGCTCGTAGTGGCCCCGCATCCCGATGACGAGATCCTTGGCGCCGGTGGCACCATGGCCAAATACGCCAAGAACGGCATCGGGGTGAGCGTGCTGACGATCGCGGGCCACCGTCCGCCACTCTACACCGAGGAGGTCTATCAACAGACGGTGCGGGAGGCGAAGGCCGCCCACCGGATCATTGGCGTGGAACGCTCGATCTTTCTGGATCTACCGGCCACCACCTTGGGCGGCATGAAGACGCACGAGTTGAACGGTCTCATCGCGCGGGCGGTCCAGGAGGTGCGGCCGACGATCGTGCTGTTGCCTTATCCGGACCGCCACGTCGACCACCGGGTGATTTTTGACAGCACGCTCGTGGCCACGCGGCCGGTGAACCAGGGGGTTGAGATCGAGATCGTGGCGGCCTACGAGACCCTATCGGAGACCCACTGGAATGCACCGCACATCGAGCCGAATTTCACTCCCAACTGGGTGTGTGACATTACCCAGACAGTCGAGCTCAAGCTGGAGGCACTGAGCTGCTTTCAATCGCAGATCCCGCCATTTCCGGGGGCGCGCTCAGTTGAGGCATTGAAGGCGCTGGCCATGTTTCGCGGCACGCAGGCAGGATTTGCCTTCGGCGAGGGGTTTCACCTGATCAGGATGCGCGACTAG